A single window of Hymenobacter sp. APR13 DNA harbors:
- a CDS encoding winged helix-turn-helix domain-containing protein, translated as MKHVIHTLNKAFDHRVRLGVMAVLMANDAVSFNDLKETLELTDGNLASHVAALEKAGYVQVSKQFVGKKPNTTYTASADGKTAFQEHLAALEKLLRG; from the coding sequence TTGAAACACGTCATCCACACGCTCAATAAAGCCTTTGACCACCGTGTGCGGCTGGGCGTGATGGCCGTGCTGATGGCCAACGACGCGGTGAGCTTCAACGACCTCAAGGAAACCCTGGAGCTGACCGATGGCAACCTGGCCAGCCATGTGGCGGCGCTGGAGAAGGCGGGCTACGTGCAGGTCAGCAAGCAGTTTGTGGGCAAGAAGCCCAACACCACCTACACCGCCTCCGCCGACGGCAAAACGGCCTTTCAGGAGCATCTGGCGGCGCTGGAAAAACTGTTGCGGGGGTAA
- a CDS encoding DUF4173 domain-containing protein, whose amino-acid sequence MNHSLSVSAADFSGPAPAPRLTLSTLQKVALPVGAIVFDLLFWHERAGLNMLLYTLLVVGATVAGLPRHAPQWRSGGFRLALAGTLLSAAMVAWYGSGAALLACVASLAVWLGFVNQPHLRLVAYALATALASAWQVVPRLLTLLRLPGDLGSRFGRSWYYGRLLGVPLLALGVFHVLFLIANPRYEAAASQVLDWAGEWLAALFANFSVPHLLFFGLGWLLTGAALVLVPVHYFADTESRFGEFIRRQRNRVASFGVRQPDFREKRFRALDLRKEYLVALSLLVLVNVLLLVVNAIDINWLWFGFEPAPGFDLTQFVHEGTYVLILSILVAMGIVLWFFRRNLNFYKPGLPVLRSLATVWVLQNAVLAVSVGLRNYYYILHTGLAYKRIGVYGFLLLTFFGLVTVLLKIWQRRSAYSLVRLNALAAYLLLLGFAVGNWEIWIARYNLRPQLHTLDYGFLLEMPDRVLPELAAHADVLTRRHLVHEAYNGTWTSLSPEEAQRRLRQRLQEFRALQEARHWPSYTAADWQAYQTISQ is encoded by the coding sequence ATGAACCATTCGCTGTCTGTTTCTGCTGCCGATTTTTCCGGCCCCGCGCCGGCGCCGCGCCTCACGCTTAGCACCCTGCAAAAAGTGGCGCTGCCGGTGGGCGCCATCGTCTTCGATCTGCTGTTCTGGCACGAGCGGGCCGGCCTGAATATGCTGCTCTACACGCTGCTGGTGGTGGGCGCGACGGTGGCCGGGCTGCCGCGGCACGCGCCACAGTGGCGTTCCGGCGGGTTTCGGCTGGCGCTGGCGGGCACGCTGCTGAGTGCGGCCATGGTGGCCTGGTACGGCTCGGGGGCGGCGCTGCTGGCCTGCGTGGCGTCGTTGGCGGTGTGGCTGGGCTTCGTGAACCAGCCCCACCTGCGTCTGGTGGCGTATGCGCTGGCGACGGCGCTGGCCAGCGCCTGGCAGGTGGTGCCGCGCCTGCTGACGCTGCTGCGCCTGCCCGGCGACCTGGGCAGCCGCTTCGGCCGCAGCTGGTACTATGGGCGGCTGCTGGGCGTGCCGCTGCTGGCGCTGGGCGTGTTTCACGTGTTATTTCTGATTGCCAATCCGCGCTACGAGGCCGCGGCCAGCCAGGTGCTCGACTGGGCAGGGGAGTGGCTGGCGGCGCTTTTTGCTAACTTCTCGGTGCCGCACCTGCTGTTTTTCGGGCTGGGCTGGCTGCTGACCGGGGCCGCGCTGGTGCTGGTGCCGGTGCACTACTTCGCCGATACTGAGTCGCGCTTCGGCGAGTTCATCCGGCGGCAGCGCAACCGGGTGGCCTCGTTCGGCGTGCGCCAGCCCGATTTCCGGGAGAAGCGCTTCCGGGCCCTCGACCTGCGCAAGGAATACTTAGTGGCGCTCAGTTTGCTGGTGCTCGTAAATGTGCTGCTGCTGGTCGTCAACGCCATTGACATCAACTGGCTGTGGTTTGGCTTCGAGCCGGCTCCCGGCTTCGACCTCACGCAGTTTGTGCACGAAGGCACCTATGTGCTGATCCTGAGCATTCTGGTGGCCATGGGTATCGTGCTGTGGTTTTTCCGCCGCAACCTGAACTTCTATAAGCCCGGCCTGCCGGTGCTGCGCAGTTTGGCCACGGTGTGGGTGCTGCAGAACGCGGTGCTGGCCGTGTCGGTGGGCTTGCGCAACTACTACTACATCCTGCACACGGGCCTGGCCTACAAGCGCATTGGGGTGTACGGGTTTCTGCTGCTGACCTTTTTCGGGCTGGTTACGGTGCTGCTCAAGATCTGGCAGCGCCGCTCGGCCTACTCGCTGGTGCGCCTCAATGCGCTGGCCGCCTATCTGCTGCTGCTGGGCTTTGCGGTCGGCAACTGGGAAATCTGGATTGCGCGCTACAACCTGCGCCCCCAACTCCACACCCTCGACTACGGCTTCCTGCTGGAGATGCCCGACCGGGTGCTGCCCGAACTGGCCGCCCATGCAGACGTGCTCACCCGCCGCCACCTCGTGCACGAAGCCTACAACGGCACCTGGACCAGCCTTAGCCCTGAAGAAGCCCAGCGCCGCCTACGCCAGCGGCTGCAGGAATTCCGCGCCCTGCAGGAGGCCCGTCACTGGCCCAGCTATACCGCCGCCGACTGGCAGGCCTACCAGACCATCAGCCAGTAA
- a CDS encoding transglycosylase domain-containing protein — MSAPQAPKTNPAPRPRRPWSNRLSRAAWAVFVVGVGFFLLYPILVSMNFLFLFGKSPSLEELEDPKVEQPSEIYTADGVLIGKYFRENRVPVPLSKMSPLLIKALVATEDVRYYEHSGIDLTALARAASGVVTGNRSGGGSTITQQLAKNLYNTRRGETRGGLGYIPVVSTLVSKTKEWLTAVELERRYTKEEILRMYFNTVEYGSKAYGIKVAAKTFYSTSPDSLTADQAAMLVGMLNNPTAYNPRFHPEAARKRRNLVLTRMGQAGMLPAAEVAALQQQPIALKYQVEKHIDGPPTYFRGAVSQFVNEWCENNGYDMYRDGLKIYTTIDSRMQQYAEESVQERMKRLQQQFDRFWKNRDSNPWVDEEGNEIPGFIETQMKRTEQYKELAARYKGRPDLLEQALNTKRPTKVFTWKGDGDTTLLLSPLDSLAYYKHFLHAGMMSMDPFTGQIKAWVGGLDYQFFQYDHVKQGKRQAGSTFKPFVYLTALDNGYAPCDRIRDERVTINYVENGEPMEWKPDNVTREYTGINMTLRHAMARSVNSVTAQLTERVGWENVAKYAHKVGIKSPLLSVPSIGLGSGGDVSVYEMVNAYSTFVNQGFQSEPMIVTRIEDRNGNVIKQFDPKQRRAIPSETAWLMLYMLRGGMDEPGGTSQALWEYELWKKDNQIGGKTGTTSNYSDGWYMGVSKDLVTGVWVGGEDRSIHFQNSQQGEGGRTALPIFGKYMEKVYEDEDLGITMGPFPKYQGKISRKYICVSESEPRRRRAEPVDTIVADNLLEQLNNAETPLAVPDSL; from the coding sequence ATGTCCGCTCCGCAAGCTCCGAAGACAAACCCCGCTCCCCGGCCGCGCCGGCCCTGGTCGAACCGCCTGTCACGGGCTGCCTGGGCCGTGTTTGTGGTGGGCGTGGGCTTTTTTCTGCTCTATCCCATCCTGGTCAGCATGAACTTCCTGTTCCTGTTCGGCAAGTCGCCGAGCCTGGAAGAGCTGGAAGACCCCAAGGTGGAGCAGCCGTCCGAAATCTACACCGCCGACGGCGTGCTCATCGGCAAATACTTCCGCGAAAACCGCGTGCCGGTGCCGCTGAGCAAGATGTCGCCGCTGCTGATAAAGGCCCTGGTAGCCACCGAAGACGTGCGCTACTACGAGCATTCCGGCATCGACCTGACGGCGCTGGCCCGCGCCGCGTCGGGCGTCGTGACGGGCAACCGCAGCGGCGGCGGCTCCACCATCACCCAGCAGCTGGCCAAAAACCTCTACAACACCCGCCGCGGCGAAACCCGGGGCGGCCTGGGCTACATTCCGGTGGTAAGCACGCTGGTCAGCAAAACCAAGGAGTGGCTGACGGCCGTGGAGCTGGAGCGGCGCTACACCAAGGAGGAAATCCTGCGGATGTATTTCAACACCGTGGAATACGGCTCCAAGGCTTACGGCATCAAGGTGGCCGCCAAAACCTTCTACAGCACCTCGCCCGACAGCCTCACCGCCGACCAGGCCGCTATGCTGGTGGGCATGCTCAACAACCCCACCGCCTACAACCCGCGCTTCCACCCCGAGGCCGCCCGCAAGCGCCGCAACCTGGTGCTCACGCGCATGGGCCAGGCCGGCATGCTGCCCGCCGCCGAGGTGGCCGCGCTGCAACAGCAGCCCATTGCCCTGAAATACCAGGTGGAAAAGCACATCGACGGCCCGCCCACCTACTTCCGCGGCGCCGTGAGCCAGTTCGTGAATGAGTGGTGCGAGAATAACGGCTACGATATGTACCGCGACGGCCTCAAAATCTACACCACCATCGACTCGCGGATGCAGCAGTACGCCGAGGAATCGGTGCAGGAGCGCATGAAGCGGCTGCAGCAGCAGTTCGACCGGTTCTGGAAAAACCGTGACTCCAATCCCTGGGTGGATGAGGAAGGCAATGAGATTCCCGGCTTCATTGAAACCCAGATGAAGCGCACCGAGCAGTACAAGGAGCTGGCCGCCCGCTACAAAGGCCGCCCCGACCTGCTGGAGCAGGCTCTCAACACCAAGCGCCCCACTAAAGTCTTTACTTGGAAAGGCGACGGCGACACCACGCTGCTGCTCTCGCCCCTCGACTCGCTGGCCTACTACAAGCACTTTCTGCACGCTGGCATGATGAGTATGGACCCCTTCACGGGCCAGATCAAGGCCTGGGTGGGCGGCCTCGACTACCAGTTTTTCCAGTACGACCACGTGAAGCAGGGCAAGCGCCAGGCCGGATCCACCTTCAAGCCCTTCGTCTACCTCACGGCCCTCGACAACGGCTACGCGCCCTGCGACCGAATCCGGGATGAGCGGGTGACCATCAACTACGTGGAAAACGGTGAGCCCATGGAGTGGAAGCCCGACAACGTGACCCGCGAGTACACCGGCATCAACATGACGCTGCGCCACGCCATGGCCCGCTCCGTAAACTCCGTAACGGCCCAGCTCACGGAGCGCGTAGGCTGGGAAAACGTAGCCAAATACGCGCACAAAGTGGGCATCAAGAGCCCGCTGCTGTCGGTACCCAGTATCGGCCTGGGCTCGGGTGGCGACGTGAGCGTGTACGAGATGGTGAATGCCTACAGCACCTTCGTCAACCAGGGCTTCCAGAGTGAGCCGATGATTGTGACCCGCATCGAGGACCGCAACGGCAACGTGATAAAGCAGTTTGACCCCAAGCAGCGGCGCGCCATTCCGTCGGAAACGGCGTGGCTGATGCTTTACATGCTGCGCGGCGGCATGGACGAGCCCGGCGGCACCTCGCAGGCGCTGTGGGAGTACGAGCTGTGGAAGAAAGACAACCAGATCGGGGGCAAAACCGGCACCACCTCCAACTACTCCGACGGCTGGTACATGGGCGTCAGCAAAGACCTCGTGACCGGCGTGTGGGTGGGCGGCGAAGACCGCAGCATCCACTTCCAGAACTCGCAGCAGGGCGAAGGCGGCCGCACGGCGCTGCCCATCTTCGGCAAGTACATGGAGAAGGTCTACGAAGACGAGGACCTGGGTATCACCATGGGTCCGTTCCCGAAATACCAGGGCAAAATCTCCCGCAAGTACATCTGCGTGAGCGAGTCGGAGCCGCGCCGCCGCCGTGCAGAACCCGTGGACACCATCGTGGCCGACAACCTGCTGGAGCAGCTCAACAACGCCGAAACCCCGCTGGCCGTGCCGGACAGCCTGTAA